One Bacteroidota bacterium genomic region harbors:
- a CDS encoding RNA methyltransferase: MRKVLSSELNRLSIEEFKTSNKIPLIVVLDDIRSLMNIGSVFRTSDAYLVQQIHLCGITATPPHREIQKTALGATESVDWVYFKDITESVILLKNQGFTIYAIEQADDSILLEDLKIDASDKIAVIFGNEIKGVSDSILNDIHGCIELPQFGTKHSLNISVCAGIVIYNLFNKLHFNPRNQA, encoded by the coding sequence ATGCGTAAAGTTTTAAGCAGTGAATTAAATCGGCTAAGCATTGAAGAATTTAAAACAAGCAATAAAATTCCCCTCATTGTTGTTTTGGATGATATCCGAAGCTTGATGAATATTGGTTCTGTGTTTCGTACTTCGGATGCTTATCTAGTTCAGCAAATTCATTTGTGCGGCATTACTGCTACGCCTCCTCATCGCGAAATCCAGAAAACTGCCTTAGGAGCAACAGAGTCGGTTGATTGGGTTTATTTCAAAGATATTACTGAATCGGTTATTTTGTTGAAAAACCAAGGATTTACGATCTATGCCATTGAACAAGCCGATGATAGTATTTTGCTTGAAGATCTTAAAATTGACGCTTCAGATAAAATTGCGGTGATTTTTGGGAATGAGATCAAAGGAGTATCCGATTCTATTTTAAACGACATCCATGGTTGCATCGAACTGCCCCAATTTGGCACGAAACACTCATTAAACATCTCGGTTTGCGCCGGAATTGTTATTTACAATCTGTTTAATAAACTTCATTTCAATCCAAGAAATCAAGCCTAA
- a CDS encoding four helix bundle protein, which translates to MDAMRIEIENRLINLSVSIINLCRNLNQEFVSEHLSAQIIRSSTSSALNYGEAQGAESRKDFAHKVSIVLKELRETQISLKIIKQAQLNKKAKFNDDLIKECGELIAIFHKTIITTRTKKP; encoded by the coding sequence ATTGATGCCATGAGAATTGAGATTGAAAATCGCTTAATAAATCTTTCTGTTTCTATAATTAATCTTTGTAGAAATCTAAATCAGGAGTTTGTTTCAGAACACCTATCTGCGCAAATTATCAGATCATCAACTAGCTCTGCGTTAAATTATGGTGAGGCGCAAGGGGCTGAATCCAGAAAAGATTTTGCGCATAAAGTAAGCATTGTATTAAAAGAATTAAGGGAAACTCAAATAAGTTTAAAAATTATCAAACAGGCGCAACTAAATAAAAAGGCCAAATTTAATGATGATTTAATAAAAGAATGCGGAGAATTGATTGCCATTTTTCACAAGACAATAATTACAACCCGAACAAAAAAGCCATAA
- a CDS encoding 5'-nucleotidase, lipoprotein e(P4) family: MKTIKLITLTILFSLFVACNMVPEKQPVNNDSLLMATIYQQKSAEVEALCYQAYNIAELRLNQILENNTYKKPLAVVVDVDETVLDNSPFEAKSILENSDYPTYWKEWIELSNAKALSGAVEFLNYASSKGVETFYITNRKVEFHDATMKNLKDKGFPHVDEAHILLRSTESNKEARRQKVMETHDIVILMGDNLNDFTDLFEANSIAERHQNVIDLKDEFGKKFIILPNAMYGAWIDALMNYENLPKEEKLRKLKEGLEGF; encoded by the coding sequence ATGAAAACGATAAAACTTATCACCCTAACGATTTTGTTCAGCTTGTTTGTAGCCTGCAACATGGTTCCTGAAAAGCAACCTGTTAATAATGATTCCCTATTAATGGCCACCATTTATCAGCAAAAATCAGCGGAAGTTGAAGCACTTTGTTATCAGGCATACAATATTGCTGAGTTAAGGTTAAACCAAATTTTAGAGAATAATACTTATAAGAAACCATTGGCCGTTGTTGTAGATGTGGATGAAACCGTATTGGATAACAGCCCTTTTGAAGCAAAATCGATCCTGGAAAACAGTGATTACCCGACTTATTGGAAAGAGTGGATAGAATTGTCCAATGCAAAAGCCTTATCCGGCGCAGTTGAGTTTTTGAATTATGCTTCGTCGAAAGGTGTGGAAACATTTTATATTACCAACCGAAAAGTGGAATTTCATGATGCCACGATGAAAAACCTTAAGGATAAAGGTTTTCCTCATGTTGATGAAGCTCATATCTTGCTCAGGTCAACTGAATCAAATAAAGAAGCACGCCGGCAAAAGGTTATGGAAACCCATGATATTGTTATTTTAATGGGAGATAACCTGAATGATTTTACCGATTTGTTTGAAGCAAATTCAATTGCCGAAAGACATCAAAATGTGATCGACCTAAAAGATGAATTTGGAAAAAAATTCATCATACTTCCAAATGCCATGTATGGAGCGTGGATTGATGCACTAATGAATTATGAAAATTTGCCTAAGGAAGAGAAGTTAAGGAAGTTGAAGGAAGGGCTTGAAGGATTTTAA
- the sppA gene encoding signal peptide peptidase SppA, with protein MKQFFKFMFASMLGFFIASLILFFLTLGLISSLLAFAEKEVVTVKDNTLLQIKLNQTIFERTSNNPFSTSSLFSFAPTNSLGLNDILKAIDKAKNDDKIKGIYLELSYIPAGISTIEEIRTALEKFKESGKFIVCYGEIFSQTAYYMATVADEIYLNPKGMMLFKGLNAEVMFYKGLFDKLSVEAQIVRHGKFKSAIEPYSEQKMSSESKEQTKKYLDDVWNLMLSSISKSRNISVEELNAIADELKIRQPEDALKYKFVDKLLYKDEVLAQLREKLNLTEDQKIESLSLYSYNNSPTLGRTLSRNKIAVVYASGTIINMEGDDQVVGAQKVSRAIRQARTDKSVKAIVFRINSGGGDVLASEIIRREIELAAASKPLVASYGDLSASGGYWATCNATRIMANRSCLTGSIGVFGIFPNIQGLLNDKLGITIDNVGTNKNSGYISATRKLTPFEREIVTSMIENTYDTFIAHVADGRNLRKEFVDSIGQGRIWSGEDAIELGLIDQFGGLTEAIELAKELADLPDFRIQELPVQEDFLVTIMKQITGDVQVSAIERELGNDYGFIKHLKALKNSKGLQAILPFEIKVE; from the coding sequence ATGAAACAATTTTTCAAATTTATGTTTGCCTCAATGTTGGGCTTCTTTATTGCTTCTTTAATTCTTTTCTTTCTGACACTCGGACTCATTAGCTCCTTGCTTGCTTTTGCCGAAAAAGAAGTGGTAACAGTTAAGGATAACACCTTATTACAGATAAAACTTAACCAAACCATCTTTGAACGAACTTCAAATAATCCGTTTTCAACGTCCAGTTTATTTTCTTTTGCACCCACCAACTCCCTTGGGTTGAATGATATTTTAAAAGCGATAGATAAAGCCAAAAACGACGATAAAATCAAAGGGATCTATTTAGAGTTAAGTTATATTCCTGCTGGTATTTCAACCATTGAAGAAATCAGAACGGCTCTGGAAAAATTTAAGGAATCCGGAAAATTTATTGTTTGTTATGGGGAAATATTTTCTCAAACTGCTTACTATATGGCTACTGTAGCAGATGAAATTTATCTTAATCCGAAAGGAATGATGTTGTTTAAAGGATTGAATGCTGAGGTGATGTTTTATAAAGGTTTGTTTGATAAGCTTTCAGTAGAAGCTCAGATTGTGCGACATGGAAAATTCAAGAGTGCCATTGAGCCCTATTCCGAACAGAAGATGAGTTCAGAAAGCAAAGAACAAACCAAAAAATATCTGGATGATGTATGGAATTTAATGTTATCCTCCATCTCAAAAAGCAGAAATATTAGTGTTGAAGAGCTAAATGCAATCGCGGATGAACTTAAAATCAGGCAACCGGAAGATGCTTTGAAATATAAGTTTGTCGACAAATTACTGTACAAAGATGAAGTGTTGGCGCAGCTGCGTGAGAAACTAAATTTGACAGAAGATCAAAAAATCGAATCACTCAGTTTGTACAGTTATAATAACAGCCCAACCTTAGGTCGTACGCTAAGTCGAAATAAAATTGCGGTAGTTTACGCAAGCGGCACCATAATAAATATGGAAGGTGATGACCAGGTTGTGGGAGCTCAAAAAGTTTCAAGGGCAATACGACAAGCCAGAACTGACAAATCTGTTAAAGCAATCGTCTTTCGCATTAATTCCGGCGGAGGTGATGTATTGGCTTCTGAAATCATAAGAAGAGAAATAGAACTGGCAGCCGCGTCTAAACCCTTGGTTGCGTCTTATGGAGATTTGTCGGCATCAGGTGGATATTGGGCCACTTGCAATGCCACCAGGATTATGGCCAATCGTTCATGTTTAACAGGATCAATAGGGGTGTTTGGTATCTTCCCTAATATCCAGGGATTGTTAAATGATAAACTGGGCATTACCATAGATAATGTAGGTACTAATAAGAATTCAGGTTATATCAGTGCAACTAGAAAACTCACTCCATTTGAAAGGGAGATTGTAACCTCAATGATTGAAAATACTTATGATACCTTTATAGCACATGTAGCAGATGGAAGAAATTTAAGAAAAGAATTTGTGGACAGCATAGGCCAGGGTAGAATTTGGAGTGGTGAAGATGCCATAGAACTTGGATTAATTGATCAATTTGGAGGACTTACAGAGGCAATAGAATTGGCAAAAGAGTTGGCCGATCTTCCGGATTTTCGTATTCAGGAACTTCCGGTTCAGGAAGATTTTCTGGTGACTATAATGAAACAAATTACAGGTGACGTTCAAGTATCTGCCATTGAAAGAGAATTGGGCAATGATTATGGTTTTATCAAGCATTTAAAAGCTTTAAAAAACAGCAAAGGGTTGCAGGCGATTTTGCCGTTTGAAATAAAGGTAGAATAA
- a CDS encoding tetratricopeptide repeat protein: protein MKKIYLSILKTLLALFMVLSPVLFYGQNARMWRQSNRIDIIATVPTFAEKGGMVEVSFEIVIPGGYFAKSAAMYVQPELRYKDGTTLLKPLTLKGENVTGDGITINHKEGGSYTYTDNIKYDPKFNWSELYIIATVYSGKDGTIASIDEIMDNPYSYQLCEVYTAKGVIYTSERLLKKMAYTIAADLGYEPKEVISPKNAVVYFAVNKFDVNWNLPLNRNANTEAKFHQLTDFAKEGWKIKTISIDGWASPEGIAVNDKLSENRANVIYAEVIKKLDQLLKEGGNFSFSNPSQDLEYLFSFRGSDWDGFLNALEASNLKDKKVIAESINNAATETAKDQALRSAMYKYAGVREILAPLRRTDLAINYIEPYKSQSEVSETALNDPGSLELKELLYAAANAEEDQKLGIYEVVIEKFPKCWISKNNAAIIYMQKGNYAKAGELLNSAHEMYPDQGTVNANLGALAVYQGDFTKAAEYFAKAKEQGVDVDNYNLGVMEIVKGDYKKAAELLDGHACDYNAGLAQLLAEDYQKAEATLKCTKDLPCQAAYLIAVIGARTNDTNKVLEYLKKAFDLNPALKAQAMYDREFQNYRNSEAFKALVN, encoded by the coding sequence ATGAAAAAAATTTATCTATCTATTTTAAAAACATTGCTTGCTTTGTTTATGGTTTTGAGCCCTGTTTTATTTTATGGACAAAATGCCAGAATGTGGCGTCAATCTAACAGAATTGATATTATAGCAACAGTACCAACATTTGCCGAAAAGGGTGGAATGGTAGAAGTTTCATTTGAAATAGTTATACCGGGCGGATATTTTGCTAAAAGCGCTGCCATGTATGTGCAACCTGAACTCAGGTACAAAGATGGAACTACACTGTTAAAACCCCTTACCCTTAAAGGTGAAAATGTCACAGGTGATGGCATTACAATCAATCACAAAGAAGGTGGGTCATATACTTATACTGATAATATAAAGTATGATCCTAAATTTAATTGGTCGGAGTTATATATTATAGCTACCGTTTATTCAGGTAAAGATGGGACCATCGCATCGATTGATGAAATTATGGACAACCCATATTCTTATCAGCTATGCGAAGTTTATACAGCTAAAGGCGTAATCTATACTTCCGAAAGGCTTCTTAAAAAGATGGCTTATACGATAGCTGCCGATCTTGGATATGAACCTAAAGAAGTTATCAGCCCAAAAAATGCTGTAGTATACTTTGCTGTTAACAAATTTGATGTCAATTGGAACTTGCCTCTAAATAGAAATGCAAATACTGAAGCGAAATTCCATCAACTAACTGACTTTGCAAAAGAAGGATGGAAAATCAAAACGATTAGTATTGATGGTTGGGCATCTCCGGAAGGAATCGCCGTGAATGATAAACTGTCTGAAAACAGAGCTAATGTTATTTATGCCGAAGTAATCAAAAAACTTGATCAATTATTAAAAGAAGGTGGCAATTTTAGCTTTTCCAATCCATCACAAGATTTAGAGTATTTATTTAGTTTCAGAGGTTCTGACTGGGATGGTTTTTTAAATGCACTCGAAGCATCTAACCTTAAAGATAAAAAGGTAATTGCCGAATCTATTAACAATGCCGCAACCGAAACTGCGAAGGACCAGGCATTGAGAAGTGCAATGTACAAATATGCCGGTGTACGTGAAATTTTAGCTCCTCTCAGAAGAACTGATTTAGCAATCAATTATATTGAACCATACAAAAGTCAAAGTGAAGTTTCTGAAACTGCACTGAACGATCCAGGTTCATTGGAATTAAAAGAACTTTTATATGCAGCTGCAAATGCTGAAGAAGATCAAAAATTGGGTATTTATGAAGTAGTTATCGAGAAATTCCCTAAATGCTGGATCTCTAAAAATAATGCCGCTATAATCTATATGCAAAAAGGAAATTATGCAAAAGCCGGTGAATTATTGAACAGTGCACATGAAATGTATCCCGATCAAGGAACCGTTAATGCCAACCTTGGTGCCTTAGCTGTATATCAAGGTGATTTCACAAAAGCTGCTGAATATTTTGCAAAAGCAAAAGAACAAGGAGTTGATGTTGACAATTACAACCTTGGTGTAATGGAAATTGTTAAAGGTGATTACAAAAAAGCTGCTGAACTTTTAGATGGACATGCATGTGACTATAATGCAGGTTTAGCTCAATTACTTGCAGAAGACTATCAAAAAGCTGAAGCAACTTTAAAATGCACAAAAGATCTTCCATGTCAGGCAGCTTACCTTATTGCTGTAATTGGAGCCAGAACCAATGATACAAACAAAGTTTTGGAATATTTAAAGAAAGCTTTTGACCTAAACCCTGCACTTAAAGCTCAGGCGATGTACGACCGTGAATTTCAGAATTACAGAAATTCAGAAGCATTTAAGGCTCTCGTAAACTAG
- a CDS encoding glucosaminidase domain-containing protein: protein MKIVSKKAGLLILILLIQQISLVFTYSAEKSSLIIERNVFSSLPLFVATNVHGIRVYELNTYFQDDIERWKVRTSNLPAKIMTEGKRSEKFLAYFLTKNNKKIDNRQALSLAQIYIEEAKMEGVNHDIAFTQMCHETGFLKYTGSVRPDQNNFCGLGATNEFERGDEFSSVRIGIRAHIQHLKAYADQKEIMTELVDTRFKFIKRGSAQTVQELTGKWAQDTQYNFKIDRLLKDLYSL from the coding sequence ATGAAAATCGTATCAAAAAAAGCTGGATTGCTAATACTGATTCTTCTTATTCAGCAAATCAGTTTGGTATTCACCTATTCAGCCGAAAAATCCAGTTTAATTATTGAGAGAAATGTGTTCAGCTCCCTTCCGTTATTTGTAGCTACAAATGTTCATGGAATCAGAGTTTATGAACTTAACACCTATTTTCAGGATGATATTGAAAGATGGAAAGTGCGTACCTCAAATCTTCCTGCCAAAATCATGACAGAAGGAAAACGATCAGAAAAGTTTCTTGCATATTTCTTAACTAAAAATAATAAGAAGATAGATAATCGACAAGCCTTAAGTTTAGCCCAAATTTACATTGAAGAAGCCAAAATGGAAGGTGTAAATCACGATATTGCATTCACTCAGATGTGCCATGAAACAGGTTTTTTGAAATACACGGGCAGTGTTAGGCCAGATCAGAATAATTTTTGTGGTTTGGGTGCTACCAATGAATTTGAAAGAGGTGACGAGTTTAGTTCCGTGCGTATTGGAATTCGGGCACATATCCAGCATTTAAAAGCCTATGCCGACCAAAAAGAGATTATGACTGAGTTGGTAGATACCCGTTTCAAGTTTATTAAAAGGGGTTCGGCTCAAACTGTGCAGGAGCTAACTGGTAAGTGGGCCCAGGACACTCAGTATAATTTTAAAATTGACCGACTTTTAAAAGATTTGTATTCACTTTAG
- a CDS encoding fibrobacter succinogenes major paralogous domain-containing protein: MKKNSNILIYSLILMGLTVMLTNGCKKDDDPIGETGTVTDIDGNTYNTVTIGSQTWMVENLKTTKYNDGTDIPNVTDFITWSGLSTPGYCWYENNIDNKATYGALYNWYTVNTGKLAPTGWHVPTDAEWLQLTDYLGGELDAGDKLKEIGNTHWRTANETATNETGFTALPGGNRDAGGISGNIGNFGFWWSANEYSANYAWIRSMGFNLSNVYRAYEYKEVGLSVRCIKN, from the coding sequence ATGAAAAAAAACAGTAATATTTTGATTTATTCATTAATATTAATGGGACTAACAGTAATGCTTACAAATGGTTGTAAGAAAGACGATGACCCAATAGGAGAAACAGGGACAGTAACCGACATTGACGGCAACACCTACAATACAGTAACAATTGGCTCCCAAACATGGATGGTCGAAAACCTAAAAACCACCAAATACAACGATGGTACCGATATTCCAAACGTTACCGATTTCATAACATGGTCTGGGCTTTCGACTCCCGGTTATTGTTGGTACGAAAATAATATTGACAACAAGGCCACTTATGGGGCATTGTACAACTGGTACACCGTAAATACTGGAAAACTGGCTCCCACTGGTTGGCATGTACCTACAGATGCCGAATGGTTACAACTAACAGATTATTTAGGAGGCGAATTGGATGCGGGAGATAAATTAAAAGAAATAGGCAATACACATTGGAGAACCGCAAATGAGACTGCCACCAACGAAACAGGCTTTACAGCCCTTCCGGGTGGAAACCGTGATGCTGGTGGTATATCAGGCAATATTGGCAACTTCGGTTTCTGGTGGAGTGCTAACGAATACAGTGCCAATTATGCCTGGATACGCAGCATGGGCTTCAATCTTAGTAATGTATACAGAGCATACGAATATAAGGAGGTGGGGTTGTCTGTTCGTTGTATTAAGAATTAG
- the mutS gene encoding DNA mismatch repair protein MutS → MKQYNAIKAKYPDALLLFRVGDFYETFGEDAIKAAAILGIVLTRRANGKATYIELAGFPHHSIDTYLPKLVRAGHRVAICDQLEDPKLTKTIVKRGVTELVTPGVSYNDKILERNENNFLASLHLDAKNSGISFLDISTGEFLVAQGSYEYMDKLLQSFKPSEVIIQRNKREKFTELFGDKFYINTFDDWVFTLDFSYELLRGHFGTNSLKGFGIEDLKNAVIAAGAAMHYLAETHHDKVGHISKVSRIEEEKFVWLDKFTIRNLELFFSPYDGAATLIDVLDQTLTPMGSRMLKRWLALPLKDKHPIEERYEIVGFLIKDKEFSQQLSIHLKAINDLERLISKVAVAKIHPRELLQLKNALSAVHEVKDLCFKQELKSLQVLSDQLNPCKIIRERIESEINPECPALLSKGHVIADGISEELDKLRNLAFSGKDYLAKIQERELQKTGISSLKIGFNNVFGYYLEVTNAHKDKVPPEWNRKQTLTGSERYITEELKEYEEKILGAEGKIAELEHQLYTELVSSLIDYIQPIQLDAAVIAKLDCLLSFANIAEANHYVRPEINDSYILDIKDGRHPVIEKQLPIGEEYIANDVYLDNESQQIIILTGPNMSGKSALLRQTALIVLMAQMGSFVPAGKAKLGLIDKLFTRVGASDNISSGESTFMVEMNETASILNNISNRSLILLDEIGRGTSTYDGISIAWAIAEYLHEHPLFKAKILFATHYHELNEMAKSFKRIKNFHISIKEIGNQVLFIRKMKEGGSEHSFGIHVARMAGMPAAVLERADQLLEQLEKSHSNDVLSQKTRKIKGKSKTSDDFQLSFIQLDDPLLYQIKDDILKTNINTLTPVEALMKLNEIKKLLGE, encoded by the coding sequence ATGAAGCAATACAATGCCATTAAAGCAAAGTATCCGGATGCTTTATTGCTTTTCAGGGTTGGTGATTTTTATGAAACATTTGGAGAAGATGCCATCAAGGCTGCTGCTATTTTGGGCATTGTTTTGACCAGACGTGCCAATGGAAAGGCGACTTATATTGAGCTTGCAGGTTTTCCACACCACTCCATCGATACCTATTTACCCAAGCTGGTCAGGGCGGGCCACAGAGTTGCGATTTGTGATCAGTTGGAAGATCCTAAATTGACCAAAACAATTGTGAAGCGTGGTGTTACGGAATTAGTAACCCCGGGTGTTTCATACAATGATAAGATTCTGGAACGTAATGAAAATAATTTTCTGGCAAGCTTACATTTAGATGCGAAGAATTCCGGAATCTCATTTCTGGATATTTCGACCGGTGAATTTTTGGTAGCGCAAGGATCATATGAGTACATGGATAAATTGCTTCAAAGTTTCAAACCCAGTGAAGTCATCATCCAAAGAAATAAACGGGAGAAGTTTACAGAGTTGTTCGGCGATAAATTTTATATCAATACGTTTGATGATTGGGTATTTACCCTCGATTTTTCATATGAACTTTTAAGAGGGCATTTTGGGACAAATTCGTTAAAGGGATTCGGAATTGAGGATTTGAAAAATGCAGTCATAGCAGCCGGTGCAGCCATGCATTATCTGGCGGAAACCCATCACGATAAGGTTGGCCATATCAGCAAAGTATCGCGTATTGAAGAAGAAAAGTTCGTATGGCTCGATAAGTTTACCATTCGGAATTTAGAGTTGTTTTTTTCGCCTTATGACGGAGCAGCAACTTTGATTGATGTATTGGATCAGACCTTGACACCCATGGGCTCTCGGATGCTTAAACGTTGGCTTGCGCTTCCGCTTAAAGATAAACACCCGATCGAAGAGCGTTATGAAATTGTAGGATTTTTGATCAAGGATAAAGAATTTAGTCAGCAATTATCTATTCACCTGAAAGCAATTAATGATCTGGAGCGGTTGATTTCAAAAGTGGCGGTGGCAAAAATACATCCCAGAGAATTACTGCAACTTAAAAATGCTTTATCCGCAGTACATGAAGTGAAGGACCTTTGTTTTAAGCAGGAGCTAAAATCATTGCAAGTATTATCAGATCAATTAAATCCTTGTAAAATAATTCGGGAACGTATAGAAAGTGAGATTAATCCTGAGTGCCCGGCTTTGCTTAGCAAGGGCCATGTGATTGCTGACGGGATTTCTGAAGAACTGGATAAACTCAGAAATCTTGCATTTTCGGGTAAAGATTATCTGGCTAAAATTCAGGAACGTGAATTACAAAAAACCGGAATTTCATCATTAAAAATTGGCTTTAATAATGTTTTCGGGTATTATCTGGAAGTTACCAATGCCCATAAAGATAAAGTACCGCCAGAGTGGAACAGGAAACAAACGCTGACAGGTTCTGAACGTTATATCACAGAAGAATTAAAAGAATATGAAGAAAAAATTTTAGGGGCCGAGGGGAAAATTGCCGAACTTGAACATCAGCTATATACCGAATTGGTTTCTTCCCTGATTGATTATATTCAACCCATTCAGCTTGATGCAGCTGTAATCGCAAAATTGGATTGCTTACTTTCATTTGCAAATATTGCCGAGGCCAATCATTATGTTCGTCCTGAAATTAATGATTCATATATTCTGGATATTAAAGATGGACGTCATCCTGTTATCGAAAAACAATTGCCCATTGGTGAAGAGTACATTGCAAATGATGTTTATCTGGACAATGAATCGCAACAAATCATTATCCTCACCGGACCTAATATGTCGGGCAAATCGGCTTTACTTCGCCAAACCGCTTTAATTGTTTTGATGGCTCAGATGGGAAGTTTTGTTCCTGCCGGCAAAGCAAAACTGGGATTGATCGACAAGTTATTTACGCGGGTCGGTGCTTCCGATAATATCTCCTCGGGTGAATCTACTTTCATGGTAGAGATGAATGAAACCGCGAGCATTCTGAATAATATTTCGAACAGAAGCTTGATACTGCTGGACGAAATCGGTCGTGGAACCAGTACTTATGATGGCATTTCGATCGCATGGGCCATTGCCGAATATTTGCACGAGCATCCACTTTTTAAAGCAAAAATCTTATTTGCAACCCATTATCATGAGCTGAACGAAATGGCCAAAAGTTTTAAACGCATAAAAAACTTTCATATTTCGATCAAAGAAATAGGAAATCAGGTATTGTTTATTCGAAAAATGAAAGAGGGTGGAAGTGAACATAGTTTTGGGATACATGTGGCACGAATGGCGGGGATGCCTGCTGCAGTGCTTGAAAGAGCCGATCAGCTTTTGGAGCAATTGGAGAAATCGCACTCAAATGATGTTTTAAGTCAAAAGACAAGGAAAATAAAAGGAAAGTCGAAAACATCCGATGATTTTCAGTTGAGTTTCATACAACTTGACGATCCATTATTGTATCAAATCAAGGATGATATTTTAAAAACAAATATCAATACCTTGACTCCTGTAGAAGCCTTGATGAAACTGAATGAAATAAAGAAATTACTGGGAGAATAG